In Pseudomonadota bacterium, the sequence GGGCATCACCCAGGTTGTCTTCAACCCGGAATTGAATGGTGAGGTCCATGCTAAAGCCCACGGTTTGCGTAGCGAGTGGGTCCTGGCGGTCCGGGGCAGGGTCAGTCAGCGTCCGGAAGGAATGGTCAATCCCAAGCTTGCGACCGGGGAAATTGAAATCCTGGTGGATGAACTGCGGATCCTGAATAAAAGCATTACCCCGCCTTTCCCTCTGGATGAAGATATCGAAATCTCCGACAACCTGCGCCTCAAGTACCGCTATCTGGACCTGCGCCGGCCGCAGATGGCGGAAACCCTTGTTCTCCGGCACAAGGCGTGCCAGGCGATCCGGAGTTATCTGAACAACGAGGAGTTTCTGGAAATCGAAACCCCGGTCCTGACCCGTTCCACTCCGGAAGGCGCGAGGGACTATCTGGTCCCGAGCCGGGTCAATGCCGGGAAATTTTACGCCTTGCCCCAGTCGCCGCAGCTCTTCAAGCAGCTGCTGATGGTTGCGGGCATGGACCGCTATTACCAGATCGTCAAATGCTTCCGGGATGAAGATCTCCGGGCCGACCGGCAGCCGGAATTCACCCAGGTGGATATGGAGCTTTCCTTCTGTGACGAGGAGGATATCTACCGGGTGGCCGAGGGGATGATCAAGACCCTGTTCAAGGAGACTATCGGCCTTGAACTTGCTCCCCCCTTTCCCAGAATGACTTACCGGGAGGCGATGGAGCGGTTCGGCACCGATCGGCCGGACAGCCGGTTCGGTTTCGAGCTGACCAGCTTGAGTGAAATTGTGAAGAATTGCGGTTTCCAGGTTTTCCGGACGGTGGTTGAAAAAGGCGGGATGGTCAAGAGTATCAATGCCAAGGGGTGCGCTGATTTTTCCCGCAAGGACCTGGATGATCTGACTGCCTATGTTGCGAATTTCGGGGCCAAGGGGCTTGCCTGGGTCAAGATGAAAGAGAATGGTGAATGGCAGTCGCCGATCGCCAAGTTTTTCACCGACGAGGAACGGGCGGCGATGGCCGCGGCCCTCGGGGCCGAGACCGGCGACCTGCTGTTTTTTGTTGCGGACACTCCGGCGGTGGTCCACAACGCCCTGGCCGAGCTCAGGCTCGAACTGGCCCGGCGCCTTGGTCTGATGAAAGCCGGAACCTTTAACTTCACCTGGGTCACCGACTTCCCGCTGCTTGAGTACGATCAGGAAGAAAAAAGGCATACCGCCGTGCATCATCCCTTCACCGCACCCCGGGAAGAGGATCTCGACAATCTGGCCACGGATCCGGGCAACATTCGGAGTCGGGCCTACGATCTGGTGCTGAACGGTACCGAAATCGGCGGCGGCAGCATTCGTATCCACCAGCAGGAAGTGCAGCAGAGGGTTTTCAAGGCCCTCGGCATTTCCCCGGAAGAGGCGGCCGACAAATTTGATTTCCTGCTGAAAGCTCTGGAGCTGGGCGCACCGCCCCACGGCGGCATCGCCTTCGGCCTTGATCGGCTGATGATGATCCTGGCCGGGCGCGACACGATCCGGGACGTGATTGCTTTCCCAAAAACCCAGAAGGCAGGCTGCCCGATGACCGAGGCTCCTGCTTCGGTTGCCAGGAAACAGCTCACCGAGCTGTCGCTGCGTCCTGACTGGAAAGAGGATTAAGTGTGAGGTTGTAGGACCCAGGTCCGGGGAAAAAGAAAGACGGTTTTCTAGGATGGACCCAGAAAATCATCGACAATTTCCCGGACCTGTGGATCCGGATCGGTGCGCATCCTTTTAAGCAGGGTCAGGCTTTCAGGGGTATTGATGATGCCGAGCAGATTGCACGCTTCACCCCGGATGTAATCTGTTTTGTTGGTGAGCAGGGGTTTCAGTGATGGGATTGCGCGACCAACGTCATCGGGTCTGATCACCGCCAGTTCCTCATAGAGGACAGCAATCCCCATCCGGACCATGAACCGTTCATCTTTCAACAGCTCCCCGGTCAGGCGGTGCAGTTCCGGTTCTTTTCTGAACATGGCGACGATGTTCTCGGCCAGCCCCTGCTCAAGGAAGTCGCTGATTACTTTGATAAGTTCATCATCGCTGAAATCGTTCATTTCCCACTCTTCATTCTTAACTTTAAACTTCCGGCCCTGCCGGAACAACTATGGGCATTATTTTCATGTTACTGGCTTCGGCCAGTTTTGCAACCATGGCGGCGATGCTGAAAGGCCTCGGACCCGAGCTGCCGCTGGCCCAGATGGTATTCCTGCGCTGTGCCATAGCTGTCCCGTTTTTTCTGGCGGTACTCCTCCATCAGGGTCGTCCGCTTCTGGTCAGGGCGCGTCGGGTGCTGCTCTGGCGTACCCTGTTCGGGATGCTCGCCATGTTCTGC encodes:
- the aspS gene encoding aspartate--tRNA ligase; translated protein: MESMGSLKRTHFCNDLGHGNIGEEVVLMGWVLRRRDHGGVIFIDLRDRRGITQVVFNPELNGEVHAKAHGLRSEWVLAVRGRVSQRPEGMVNPKLATGEIEILVDELRILNKSITPPFPLDEDIEISDNLRLKYRYLDLRRPQMAETLVLRHKACQAIRSYLNNEEFLEIETPVLTRSTPEGARDYLVPSRVNAGKFYALPQSPQLFKQLLMVAGMDRYYQIVKCFRDEDLRADRQPEFTQVDMELSFCDEEDIYRVAEGMIKTLFKETIGLELAPPFPRMTYREAMERFGTDRPDSRFGFELTSLSEIVKNCGFQVFRTVVEKGGMVKSINAKGCADFSRKDLDDLTAYVANFGAKGLAWVKMKENGEWQSPIAKFFTDEERAAMAAALGAETGDLLFFVADTPAVVHNALAELRLELARRLGLMKAGTFNFTWVTDFPLLEYDQEEKRHTAVHHPFTAPREEDLDNLATDPGNIRSRAYDLVLNGTEIGGGSIRIHQQEVQQRVFKALGISPEEAADKFDFLLKALELGAPPHGGIAFGLDRLMMILAGRDTIRDVIAFPKTQKAGCPMTEAPASVARKQLTELSLRPDWKED
- a CDS encoding HEAT repeat domain-containing protein, with protein sequence MNDFSDDELIKVISDFLEQGLAENIVAMFRKEPELHRLTGELLKDERFMVRMGIAVLYEELAVIRPDDVGRAIPSLKPLLTNKTDYIRGEACNLLGIINTPESLTLLKRMRTDPDPQVREIVDDFLGPS